In Bifidobacterium sp. ESL0775, the following are encoded in one genomic region:
- a CDS encoding histidine phosphatase family protein, protein MDFSTLFDPNVHVRSLTLVRHGRTAYNAAGRVQGTIDIPLDAVGNWQVHQTGRALKELYVDGEHDKQRKRLIVASDLGRAMATAHAFADLIGEEVHPDERVRERHYGDWEGEATHDIMKKYPEDFISWVHGEGGELNHHVEPDKHVGQRATQAIAEWAAKATQDTDLYVFSHGACIADTVRTLLNADNDADANSAVFSMRNAHWARLIPIAVPGKPLRWALSDYNHGPALADTPEWENPKL, encoded by the coding sequence ATGGATTTCAGCACGTTATTCGATCCCAATGTCCATGTCCGTTCGCTGACGTTGGTGCGCCATGGACGCACCGCCTACAACGCCGCCGGCCGTGTCCAGGGCACCATCGACATCCCGCTTGACGCGGTCGGCAACTGGCAGGTCCATCAGACCGGGCGCGCCTTGAAAGAGCTTTATGTCGATGGCGAACACGACAAACAGCGCAAGCGCCTGATCGTGGCCTCGGACCTTGGCCGCGCCATGGCCACCGCCCATGCCTTCGCCGACCTCATCGGCGAGGAGGTCCATCCCGACGAACGTGTCCGCGAGCGCCATTACGGCGACTGGGAAGGCGAGGCGACACACGACATCATGAAGAAGTATCCCGAGGATTTCATCTCCTGGGTTCATGGCGAGGGCGGCGAGCTCAACCACCATGTCGAACCCGACAAGCATGTCGGCCAGCGTGCCACACAAGCCATCGCCGAATGGGCCGCAAAAGCCACGCAGGACACCGATCTTTACGTATTCTCCCACGGCGCATGCATCGCCGACACCGTTCGCACGCTGCTCAACGCCGATAACGACGCCGACGCGAACAGCGCGGTCTTCTCGATGCGAAACGCGCACTGGGCCAGGCTCATCCCCATCGCCGTCCCCGGCAAGCCGTTGCGTTGGGCGCTTTCGGATTACAACCATGGGCCGGCCCTCGCCGATACCCCGGAATGGGAGAACCCGAAGCTCTAA